The proteins below come from a single Blastocatellia bacterium genomic window:
- a CDS encoding alanine--glyoxylate aminotransferase family protein produces the protein MTINPTPHRLLLGPGPSPVEQRVLDALAQPLLGHLDPAFLSIMDEIQELLRYVFETGNRLTIPISGTGSAGMEAALVNLLEPGDTAIVCIHGVFGERMFDIVGRAGARPVAIRAEWGEPIDVNQVEEVLKQTSARLVAIVHAETSTGVRQCLDGLAELAHRHGALLVVDAVTSLGGLPVGVDAQQIDVCYSGTQKCLSCPPGLAPITFSERARERIRSRQHKVQSWYLDMTMVERYWGAERTYHHTAPISMNYALREALRVVREEGLQARWRRHELNHRAFVAGIEAMGLQMLVAEQHRLWSLNTVRVPDGVEDELVRSRLLQHHNIEIGGGLGPLKGRIWRFGLMGAGSTRANVLRALDALHESLQAVGYDCPSGVAAAERIYQE, from the coding sequence ATGACGATCAATCCAACGCCACATCGGTTATTGCTTGGGCCGGGACCAAGCCCCGTTGAGCAGCGTGTGCTAGACGCGCTGGCTCAGCCATTGCTCGGACATTTGGACCCGGCCTTCCTGAGCATCATGGACGAGATTCAAGAGTTGTTGCGGTATGTCTTCGAAACGGGCAACCGATTGACGATCCCGATTTCGGGCACAGGCAGCGCCGGCATGGAGGCCGCGTTGGTCAACCTGCTGGAGCCCGGCGATACGGCCATTGTGTGTATCCACGGCGTATTTGGTGAACGCATGTTTGATATTGTCGGTCGCGCCGGCGCCCGACCTGTGGCGATTCGCGCCGAGTGGGGCGAACCGATTGATGTCAACCAAGTCGAAGAGGTCCTCAAGCAAACGTCAGCTCGATTGGTCGCGATTGTTCATGCTGAGACGTCCACCGGCGTGCGACAATGTTTGGACGGATTAGCTGAACTGGCTCACCGTCATGGCGCGTTGCTCGTGGTTGACGCAGTGACATCGCTTGGAGGCCTGCCCGTCGGTGTTGACGCGCAGCAAATTGATGTGTGTTATTCGGGCACGCAAAAGTGTTTGAGCTGCCCGCCCGGCTTGGCGCCGATTACATTTTCCGAGCGCGCGCGAGAACGCATTCGGTCGCGTCAACACAAGGTTCAGAGTTGGTATCTGGACATGACGATGGTGGAACGGTATTGGGGAGCTGAGCGAACCTATCATCACACAGCTCCGATTTCCATGAACTATGCGCTGCGGGAGGCGCTACGCGTGGTGCGCGAAGAGGGATTACAAGCGCGATGGCGACGTCACGAGTTAAACCATCGCGCGTTTGTCGCCGGCATTGAGGCGATGGGCTTGCAGATGCTCGTTGCTGAGCAACATCGCCTGTGGAGTTTGAATACTGTGCGCGTGCCTGATGGTGTCGAGGATGAGCTGGTGCGGTCGCGATTATTGCAGCACCACAACATTGAAATTGGCGGCGGACTAGGCCCGCTTAAGGGTCGTATCTGGCGGTTTGGGTTGATGGGCGCCGGCAGCACGCGGGCGAATGTATTGCGCGCGCTGGATGCGCTTCATGAGTCGCTTCAGGCCGTTGGGTATGATTGTCCCTCCGGCGTGGCGGCAGCCGAGCGCATTTATCAGGAATGA
- a CDS encoding phosphatidylserine decarboxylase family protein, translating to MARDAIPYVVIPLSGAAVCLALGWTIAAILLLLVAGFMAYFFRDPERQVPSGENLIISPADGKVVRVAKLDATDPTSPTRVSIFLSVFDVHINRAPITGQITDVAYHPGTFKAAFADDASVVNEQSVITIQGAKTRVVFKQIAGLLARRIVFRKQVGDWVAAGERVGLIKFGSRVDVLLPPEVEISVQEGDHVTGGNSILGRICL from the coding sequence ATGGCGCGCGATGCGATTCCATACGTGGTGATTCCGCTCAGTGGAGCAGCGGTGTGCCTGGCGCTGGGATGGACGATCGCGGCGATTCTATTGCTATTGGTCGCCGGTTTCATGGCCTATTTCTTCCGTGATCCTGAGCGGCAGGTGCCATCCGGCGAGAACCTGATCATCTCGCCTGCTGATGGGAAGGTGGTCCGCGTCGCCAAGCTGGATGCGACGGACCCGACTTCGCCAACGCGTGTTTCAATCTTTCTCTCTGTCTTCGACGTGCACATCAACCGCGCGCCCATCACCGGACAGATCACGGATGTGGCATATCATCCGGGAACCTTCAAAGCTGCATTTGCTGACGACGCGTCGGTGGTCAACGAGCAGTCGGTCATCACCATTCAAGGCGCGAAAACACGGGTCGTGTTCAAGCAGATCGCCGGATTGCTGGCTCGGCGGATTGTCTTTCGCAAGCAGGTCGGTGATTGGGTGGCTGCTGGTGAGCGAGTTGGATTGATTAAATTCGGCTCGCGCGTGGATGTGCTGTTGCCGCCGGAGGTGGAAATCAGCGTTCAGGAAGGCGATCATGTGACTGGCGGCAATTCCATCTTGGGGAGAATTTGCCTATGA
- a CDS encoding phosphatidylcholine/phosphatidylserine synthase — translation MTQAPITPPTEPSHRRNLIVPAMFTTANLFAGFFSIVASLKGYQTVQENWVEAARWFDNAARAIGWAVLFDMLDGRIARMTKGTSEFGIELDSLADLVSFGVAPAVLAFAWGYGSAPPMYDGRFVELAWAVSFVYLMCAAFRLARFNVQARRPVPDPKKDRKQFVGMPSPAAAGLIAAIVHFVRTPILASDHQAEFAWFGHAVTMDRSLASLGLLVLVLLLGLLMISTVRYTSFKTLGFGRLSPRSTFLLLSLLVSAIYFYSQWVLLVLASVYAASGPVSRLATRIFKSHRSEESLHSAATKQPL, via the coding sequence ATGACGCAAGCGCCGATCACACCACCGACCGAGCCCAGTCATCGCCGCAATTTGATTGTGCCGGCGATGTTCACCACAGCCAATCTGTTTGCCGGATTCTTTTCCATTGTCGCTTCGTTGAAGGGCTATCAGACGGTTCAGGAGAATTGGGTTGAGGCAGCTCGCTGGTTTGATAATGCGGCGCGCGCCATCGGCTGGGCCGTGTTGTTTGATATGCTGGATGGCCGCATCGCGCGCATGACGAAAGGCACAAGTGAGTTCGGCATCGAGCTGGACAGTTTGGCTGATTTGGTCTCGTTTGGCGTCGCGCCAGCGGTGTTGGCGTTTGCGTGGGGCTATGGCTCAGCCCCTCCGATGTATGATGGCCGCTTCGTCGAATTGGCATGGGCTGTCTCCTTTGTTTACCTGATGTGTGCCGCCTTTCGCTTAGCGCGATTCAATGTGCAGGCTCGCCGGCCAGTGCCAGACCCCAAGAAGGATCGCAAACAGTTTGTCGGCATGCCCAGCCCAGCAGCCGCCGGATTGATCGCAGCGATTGTCCATTTTGTGCGAACTCCTATCCTGGCGTCGGATCATCAAGCCGAGTTCGCTTGGTTCGGCCATGCCGTTACAATGGATCGTTCATTGGCCAGTCTTGGATTATTGGTATTGGTGTTGCTGCTGGGATTGCTCATGATCAGCACAGTCCGATATACCAGCTTCAAGACGCTGGGATTCGGTCGGCTCAGCCCGCGTTCCACCTTCCTGCTGTTGTCACTGCTCGTCTCAGCCATTTACTTTTACTCCCAATGGGTTCTGCTGGTGCTGGCCAGCGTGTATGCCGCGTCTGGCCCAGTCTCACGGCTGGCAACTCGCATCTTCAAGTCCCACCGCTCAGAAGAGTCATTGCACAGCGCGGCGACCAAACAGCCGCTATGA
- a CDS encoding PQQ-binding-like beta-propeller repeat protein has protein sequence MSWFDHWTVWITLALAFHQSPAPSGLLTTPFVKAWSYLTTDTLRYNGAVADSRQVFAPLRDGQLMAFERSAGEQAWAVQYARQWTTGISMDEQTLYLGSASSASDSAQHYSLLAVDKQTGRIRWEKSWPQQITAVSVQPATADSVSSRLYLGDAGGFFTAIDPSSQQVIWQVKTEQAVSASAREHEGIVYTGSDDGRLYALDARTGAERWRFSTHGPVRARVEISPDRIFVGSFDGSLYCLERGSGRQRWRTRTGAAIAAQPLLIAHRLIVCSYDNFAYALDSKSGAIQWKTKLSGRLIAEPIRHGDSVLVAALRASNVMMLRVSDGQLIGSLELGKGIELVAAPVMTDTILVMTTDRGIIAARLISN, from the coding sequence ATGAGCTGGTTCGATCATTGGACTGTGTGGATCACGCTGGCGCTCGCATTCCATCAATCGCCAGCGCCGAGTGGTTTGCTCACCACTCCATTTGTCAAGGCGTGGAGCTATCTGACGACGGATACGCTTCGGTACAACGGCGCTGTGGCCGATAGCCGACAGGTGTTCGCTCCACTTCGAGACGGCCAATTGATGGCCTTTGAACGGAGCGCCGGTGAACAAGCGTGGGCGGTCCAATATGCTCGCCAATGGACAACCGGCATCTCGATGGACGAGCAGACGCTTTATCTTGGTTCAGCTTCATCGGCATCTGATTCTGCTCAGCACTATTCCCTGCTCGCTGTTGATAAGCAAACGGGCCGTATTCGTTGGGAAAAGTCTTGGCCTCAACAAATCACTGCAGTGAGCGTTCAGCCGGCAACGGCCGACTCAGTCTCTTCTCGGCTCTATCTAGGCGATGCCGGCGGATTCTTTACTGCTATTGATCCATCATCGCAACAAGTGATATGGCAGGTGAAGACCGAGCAAGCCGTCTCGGCCTCGGCGCGAGAGCACGAGGGCATTGTTTATACCGGCAGTGACGACGGTCGCCTCTACGCACTGGATGCTAGAACCGGCGCTGAGCGATGGCGGTTCTCCACACACGGGCCTGTGCGAGCCCGTGTGGAAATCAGCCCTGATAGAATTTTTGTCGGCTCCTTTGATGGCTCGCTTTATTGCCTTGAGCGCGGCAGCGGTCGTCAACGATGGCGCACACGAACCGGCGCAGCCATCGCCGCTCAACCGTTGCTCATTGCGCATCGGCTGATTGTTTGTTCTTACGATAATTTCGCCTACGCGTTGGATAGCAAATCTGGAGCAATCCAGTGGAAAACAAAACTCTCCGGGCGATTGATAGCCGAGCCGATCCGGCACGGCGACAGCGTGCTCGTGGCGGCCTTGCGGGCCAGCAACGTCATGATGCTTCGCGTGAGCGATGGTCAACTCATCGGCTCATTAGAATTAGGTAAAGGCATTGAGCTAGTGGCGGCGCCAGTGATGACTGACACGATCCTGGTGATGACAACGGATCGAGGCATTATTGCCGCTCGTTTGATCAGCAACTGA
- the tsaE gene encoding tRNA (adenosine(37)-N6)-threonylcarbamoyltransferase complex ATPase subunit type 1 TsaE, whose translation MQTFTTHSAEETFELGRQLGEAIEAATVFFLEGDLGTGKTTFAKGIAAGLGIDPNDVNSPTFTLMSDYDGRMKLYHVDLYRLDDPQHALDHIGLDEAMLETAVIVIEWAERLAGFTCEAGYRVCFQWIDDSTRRIEIEPLGDAPEVVLQFAGETNS comes from the coding sequence ATGCAAACGTTCACAACCCACTCCGCCGAAGAAACATTTGAGCTGGGCCGACAACTGGGCGAGGCCATCGAGGCGGCAACCGTTTTTTTTCTGGAAGGTGATCTAGGAACTGGCAAAACCACTTTCGCCAAAGGCATTGCCGCCGGACTAGGCATTGACCCAAACGACGTCAACAGTCCGACGTTTACCTTGATGTCGGATTATGACGGCCGGATGAAGCTCTATCATGTTGATCTGTACCGGCTCGACGATCCTCAACATGCGCTGGATCACATTGGTCTGGATGAAGCCATGCTGGAGACGGCCGTCATTGTTATTGAATGGGCGGAGCGGCTCGCAGGGTTCACCTGTGAAGCCGGCTACCGAGTCTGCTTTCAGTGGATTGACGACTCCACACGTCGAATCGAGATCGAACCACTGGGTGACGCGCCAGAGGTTGTTCTTCAGTTTGCCGGAGAGACAAACTCATGA
- a CDS encoding NAD(P)H-hydrate dehydratase, whose translation MKILTAEQMQQVDRLSTDLYGIPSLLLMENAATQTTLAIERKYGAVRGKRILITCGKGNNGGDGAAVARQLWMRGAVVDVLLLGELDATAGDARVNFQIVKQLAADDDSITFGELRTSENWQELAQLFPAYDLIVDALLGTGLQRPASGLYASVIAHLNRISAEHAVPIVAIDIPSGLAANNDQIIGPTIQADLTVTFTAPKPANVLPPACYRGGELVVVPIGSPDSLISQSGAALNLLEPRHIAHWLDRTRRTPLSHKGTYGHALLIAGSRGKPGAACLAAEAALRAGAGLVTVATVSSAQTAIISRVAEAMTELLSETPDGAIAETAQDRALGLALERTVVAIGPGITTSDGTRRFTEAVVRQRNRPTVIDADGLNCLSPWPSNLSGKEIPLILTPHPGEMARLANASTRHVLDNRVAVARDFAVKHSLILVLKGNRSLIAAPDGQIYVNPTGNAGLATAGSGDVLTGIIAGFLAQTPDAPLEATQAAVYLHGLAADLAAEALDMRTLVASDVIRYLSQAISQTANKA comes from the coding sequence ATGAAGATACTCACTGCCGAACAAATGCAGCAGGTGGACCGGCTCTCAACCGATTTGTACGGCATTCCCAGCTTGCTGCTCATGGAAAATGCGGCAACGCAAACGACGCTGGCCATCGAGCGAAAATACGGGGCGGTGCGCGGCAAGCGAATTCTTATCACCTGCGGCAAAGGCAACAACGGCGGTGACGGCGCCGCCGTAGCCCGCCAGTTGTGGATGCGCGGCGCAGTGGTGGATGTGTTGTTGCTCGGCGAGCTGGATGCAACCGCAGGTGACGCACGCGTCAATTTTCAGATCGTCAAGCAACTGGCCGCTGACGATGACAGCATAACGTTCGGCGAGCTGCGCACCAGCGAAAACTGGCAAGAGTTAGCGCAACTCTTTCCGGCGTACGATCTCATTGTTGACGCTCTGCTCGGCACGGGCTTACAACGACCGGCCAGCGGCCTGTATGCCAGCGTCATTGCCCATTTGAATCGCATCTCGGCTGAACATGCTGTGCCGATCGTGGCTATTGACATCCCGTCGGGGCTTGCCGCCAACAACGATCAAATCATCGGCCCGACGATTCAAGCTGACCTGACGGTGACATTCACAGCTCCAAAGCCTGCCAATGTGCTGCCGCCAGCATGCTATCGAGGCGGCGAATTAGTCGTTGTTCCTATCGGTTCTCCTGATTCATTGATCAGCCAATCAGGCGCTGCGTTGAATCTGCTGGAACCGCGTCATATTGCTCACTGGCTTGATCGCACGCGGCGAACTCCACTCAGTCACAAAGGCACGTATGGGCATGCGCTACTGATTGCCGGGTCGCGCGGCAAGCCTGGCGCTGCTTGTCTGGCCGCTGAAGCTGCTTTGCGTGCTGGAGCCGGGCTGGTCACGGTGGCAACTGTCTCCAGCGCCCAGACGGCCATTATCTCGCGTGTGGCGGAAGCCATGACCGAGTTGTTGAGCGAAACACCGGACGGCGCGATTGCTGAGACAGCTCAGGATCGCGCGTTAGGTCTGGCGCTGGAACGCACGGTCGTAGCCATAGGCCCCGGCATCACGACGAGTGACGGGACGCGCCGTTTCACCGAGGCGGTCGTCCGACAGAGAAACCGTCCAACGGTCATTGACGCCGACGGACTTAATTGTTTATCGCCCTGGCCCAGCAATCTATCGGGGAAAGAAATTCCCTTGATCCTCACGCCGCATCCGGGCGAGATGGCTCGTTTGGCGAACGCGTCAACCCGGCATGTGTTGGACAACCGCGTCGCCGTGGCGCGCGATTTTGCTGTTAAGCATTCGCTCATTCTGGTGCTCAAAGGGAATCGCAGTTTGATTGCCGCGCCGGATGGACAAATCTACGTCAATCCTACCGGCAATGCGGGCTTGGCCACGGCCGGATCAGGCGATGTGTTGACAGGCATCATCGCCGGCTTTCTGGCGCAAACGCCGGACGCGCCGCTGGAAGCCACACAGGCAGCGGTCTACCTACATGGGTTGGCGGCTGATCTGGCGGCTGAGGCCCTGGATATGCGCACACTGGTGGCCTCTGATGTGATCCGCTATTTGAGCCAGGCGATCTCTCAAACAGCCAACAAAGCCTGA
- a CDS encoding OmpA family protein gives MRRFLLIVLSSSIMLSATVVPAAAQGRSDFKFTATAVTFPVDKKVELRLRGTTRYRQTEGKAIIEYKDGNARLTLNVREVDPPSERQYTTYVFWAVTPEGFVDNIGELRPRKRGIIRKTWGGTVETSTRHRTFCIVMTAEPHFLVESPSREVVLASLPPDEREGYETEPVEVHFRGDIGLESVPWQEDRVSTQRDRETPVELFEARRAIDIARYFQVDVYASKEFKQAESWLADAEMAFDRGADERAAIWARRAVVMAEVARRLARERREAEDQRRKEALIADLEDRANQAEKELGRARTDIVQLNRALDQKDLELREANQQIARLATELRQAHVAIEQRDEQIRQLTETEQALREQLNTSAEQARIQALETEIYRLRQTSIPLTEHRGKLALARLGEIREDGDQFIVVLPNDQLFVSSPRSTAGVPRLKPEAAAKLDRIAGILTTYPMGTYSVEGHLAGPGAPERLQALSQANAAAVVAHLLARGVPSEALRAVGRGAEAPLLPGQSAQAQRRNQRVEIVIRRA, from the coding sequence ATGAGAAGATTCCTTTTGATTGTTCTATCCAGCTCGATCATGCTCTCTGCCACGGTCGTCCCCGCGGCGGCGCAGGGACGAAGCGATTTCAAGTTCACGGCGACAGCCGTCACTTTTCCTGTGGACAAAAAAGTCGAGTTGAGATTGCGCGGCACAACCCGTTATCGCCAGACAGAGGGCAAAGCCATCATCGAGTATAAGGACGGCAATGCTCGCCTGACGCTCAATGTGAGAGAAGTAGACCCACCAAGCGAACGTCAGTACACAACCTACGTGTTCTGGGCAGTGACGCCGGAAGGGTTTGTGGATAATATTGGCGAGCTGCGTCCAAGAAAACGCGGCATCATTCGCAAAACATGGGGTGGCACGGTTGAGACCTCTACGCGACATCGCACGTTCTGCATTGTGATGACAGCCGAGCCGCATTTCCTGGTCGAATCGCCCAGCCGCGAAGTCGTATTGGCCAGCCTGCCGCCTGATGAACGAGAAGGTTATGAAACGGAACCTGTCGAAGTTCACTTTCGCGGCGACATTGGGTTGGAAAGCGTGCCCTGGCAGGAAGACCGTGTCAGCACGCAGCGGGACCGCGAAACACCGGTCGAGCTGTTTGAGGCGCGACGCGCCATTGACATCGCCCGCTATTTTCAGGTTGATGTCTATGCCAGCAAAGAATTCAAGCAAGCGGAGTCATGGCTGGCCGATGCGGAGATGGCGTTTGACAGAGGCGCTGATGAACGCGCGGCCATCTGGGCACGGCGCGCGGTCGTGATGGCTGAGGTGGCGCGGCGACTGGCCCGCGAACGCCGTGAGGCTGAAGACCAACGACGCAAGGAAGCGTTGATCGCTGATCTGGAAGACAGGGCCAATCAAGCAGAAAAAGAGCTGGGCAGAGCCAGAACCGACATTGTTCAACTCAACCGCGCGCTCGATCAAAAAGACCTCGAACTGCGTGAAGCAAACCAGCAGATCGCACGCTTAGCCACCGAGCTGCGCCAAGCTCACGTCGCCATTGAACAACGCGACGAGCAAATTCGACAGTTGACAGAGACCGAACAAGCCTTACGCGAGCAATTGAACACATCGGCTGAACAAGCCAGAATACAGGCGCTGGAAACGGAAATCTATCGGCTTCGCCAAACCAGCATCCCGTTGACCGAACATCGTGGCAAGCTGGCGCTGGCGCGACTGGGCGAAATTCGCGAGGACGGCGATCAATTCATCGTTGTGCTTCCCAACGATCAACTGTTCGTCTCGTCGCCTCGCTCGACGGCTGGCGTCCCACGACTGAAGCCGGAAGCGGCAGCCAAGCTCGATCGCATCGCGGGCATCCTGACGACCTACCCGATGGGAACCTATTCGGTGGAAGGCCATCTGGCCGGCCCAGGCGCTCCCGAACGCTTGCAAGCGCTCTCGCAAGCCAATGCAGCGGCGGTGGTGGCGCACTTGCTGGCACGCGGCGTGCCCAGCGAAGCCCTGCGGGCTGTTGGTCGCGGCGCTGAGGCGCCACTATTGCCCGGCCAATCGGCTCAGGCGCAGCGAAGAAATCAGCGTGTCGAGATCGTCATCCGTCGGGCATAG
- a CDS encoding VWA domain-containing protein → MAIQRFIYALITFALMMATGLPNLTAQSGRPLFANQDRPQTQVQLPDEPIALQSDLVDIVFTATDANNRFITDLTQDAIEVFEDGVLQPIEFFARNNEVPMVLALVIDFSGSQEFNWPKEREAAEKFFQEFFRWGTDYAAILTFRGTVRLARGLTSSEQRLTSGLRMLVRTDEGYASQGSSIYDAAYIAIREVLDGTTAQRILQRYDRRVRRALILITDGHDTSSVMKLSDVIEQAQRANVMIFPIGLSDSFRFADVNATILDQMAEASGGQAFYPKAAEQLRVAFKQIADELSSQYIVAYYPTNTARDGAWRKIQISVKGRPNVTTSHRAGYYAPKR, encoded by the coding sequence ATGGCGATACAACGATTCATTTATGCGCTGATCACGTTCGCTCTGATGATGGCAACGGGGCTGCCAAACCTGACGGCACAATCGGGCCGGCCATTGTTTGCCAATCAGGATCGTCCACAGACTCAGGTCCAACTGCCGGACGAACCGATCGCATTACAGAGCGACTTGGTGGACATCGTGTTCACAGCGACCGATGCCAACAACCGATTCATTACTGACCTGACGCAAGACGCCATCGAAGTGTTTGAAGATGGCGTCCTCCAACCAATTGAATTCTTTGCTCGCAACAATGAAGTCCCGATGGTGTTGGCGCTCGTCATTGATTTCAGCGGTAGTCAGGAATTCAACTGGCCGAAAGAACGCGAAGCAGCAGAGAAATTCTTCCAAGAATTTTTCCGTTGGGGCACTGATTATGCGGCCATCCTCACATTTCGTGGCACAGTCAGGCTAGCGCGTGGGCTGACCAGCAGTGAACAACGACTCACCTCAGGACTCAGAATGCTGGTCAGAACGGACGAAGGCTATGCCAGTCAAGGTTCTTCGATCTACGATGCAGCCTATATCGCTATCCGTGAAGTGTTGGACGGCACGACCGCTCAACGCATCTTGCAACGCTATGATCGGCGTGTGCGTCGCGCGCTGATTCTCATTACTGATGGCCATGATACCTCCAGCGTGATGAAACTTTCTGACGTGATCGAACAGGCTCAACGCGCCAACGTGATGATCTTTCCAATCGGTCTCAGCGATTCGTTCCGCTTTGCTGATGTCAATGCGACGATACTTGATCAAATGGCTGAGGCCAGCGGCGGTCAAGCTTTCTATCCGAAAGCGGCTGAACAATTGCGAGTGGCCTTCAAACAGATTGCTGATGAGTTGAGCAGTCAATACATCGTCGCTTACTACCCAACCAACACGGCGCGAGACGGCGCGTGGCGGAAAATCCAAATCAGCGTCAAAGGACGCCCAAACGTGACGACGTCCCATCGCGCCGGTTATTACGCGCCGAAACGCTAG
- a CDS encoding adenine phosphoribosyltransferase: MEDLKKLIREVPDFPKPGILFYDITTLLKNPQGFKAVIDRLGEAFAGKSVQKVVGVEARGFIFAPALAYRLGAGFVPVRKPNKLPAHTTRATYDLEYGQDTLEIHTDAIERGESVLVVDDLLATGGTARAAAQLIEQLGGHVVGFGFVVELEFLKGRERLAGYEVVSLLKYAS, from the coding sequence ATGGAAGACCTCAAGAAGCTGATCCGAGAAGTGCCTGACTTTCCCAAGCCGGGCATTCTCTTTTACGACATCACCACGTTGCTCAAGAACCCCCAAGGATTCAAAGCCGTCATTGACCGGCTGGGCGAGGCGTTTGCCGGTAAGTCGGTGCAGAAAGTTGTTGGTGTCGAAGCGCGTGGATTCATTTTCGCCCCGGCGCTGGCCTATCGGTTGGGCGCTGGATTTGTGCCTGTGCGCAAGCCAAACAAACTGCCCGCGCATACCACGCGAGCCACCTATGATCTGGAGTATGGTCAGGACACGCTCGAGATTCACACCGATGCCATTGAACGGGGTGAATCGGTGTTGGTTGTGGACGATCTGCTGGCAACGGGGGGAACGGCGCGGGCGGCGGCTCAATTGATTGAGCAACTTGGCGGTCACGTCGTCGGATTTGGCTTCGTCGTTGAACTGGAATTCCTCAAAGGGCGTGAGCGACTGGCTGGTTATGAGGTCGTTTCCTTGTTAAAATACGCTTCGTGA
- a CDS encoding acylphosphatase yields the protein MIARRFLISGMVQGVGYRYFAIRAAQRHDVVGTVRNLPDGRVEVIAEAEPAAMAAFKAELEQGPPHARVRQVEEFELTPTGRFFRFTVDVP from the coding sequence ATGATCGCGCGTCGGTTTCTCATCAGCGGGATGGTTCAAGGGGTTGGCTATCGTTATTTCGCTATTCGAGCTGCCCAACGACACGATGTTGTCGGCACGGTTCGGAATCTGCCCGACGGTCGCGTCGAAGTGATCGCCGAAGCTGAACCGGCGGCGATGGCGGCATTCAAAGCTGAACTGGAACAAGGGCCACCGCACGCGCGGGTGCGACAGGTCGAAGAGTTTGAACTAACGCCAACGGGCCGTTTCTTCAGATTCACGGTGGATGTGCCCTAA
- a CDS encoding protein-L-isoaspartate(D-aspartate) O-methyltransferase, which translates to MATQPQNGKQRIDPLTRARQQMVERLRSKGINDARTLEAMMAIPRHLFVEEALQTRAYDDHPLPIGFGQTISQPFMVAWMTQLLGVEQHHRVLEIGAGSGYQTAILAYLAKAVYAIERIPELARKAQQRMEQLGFDHVLIKVADGTLGWAEYAPYDGILVAAGSPEIPNPLLDQLVIGGRLVIPVGDDKQQELLRVTKRETENLIEDAGPCVFVKLIGEHGWRE; encoded by the coding sequence ATGGCGACCCAACCACAGAACGGCAAGCAACGGATTGACCCGTTGACGCGCGCCCGTCAACAGATGGTAGAACGGCTGCGCAGCAAAGGGATCAACGATGCGCGTACCCTTGAAGCCATGATGGCCATCCCGCGACATCTGTTCGTCGAAGAGGCGCTCCAGACGCGCGCTTATGACGATCATCCGTTGCCGATTGGATTCGGTCAGACCATCTCGCAACCCTTCATGGTCGCCTGGATGACGCAACTTCTGGGCGTGGAGCAACACCATCGCGTCCTGGAAATTGGCGCCGGTTCAGGTTACCAAACGGCCATCCTCGCCTATCTGGCTAAAGCTGTCTATGCCATCGAGCGCATTCCTGAACTGGCGCGAAAAGCGCAACAGCGAATGGAGCAATTGGGGTTCGATCATGTCCTGATCAAGGTCGCCGATGGCACGCTCGGCTGGGCCGAATATGCCCCTTATGACGGCATCCTGGTGGCTGCTGGCAGCCCGGAGATTCCCAATCCATTGCTCGATCAATTAGTCATTGGCGGACGATTGGTCATTCCCGTTGGCGATGATAAGCAACAAGAATTGCTCCGTGTGACCAAGCGAGAAACGGAGAATCTAATCGAAGATGCCGGTCCCTGCGTGTTTGTCAAGCTCATTGGCGAGCATGGTTGGCGAGAATAA